Proteins encoded within one genomic window of Xylophilus sp. GOD-11R:
- a CDS encoding TetR family transcriptional regulator encodes MARRTKEEALHTRSRLLDAAEQLFHAQGVSRTSLQDIAAAAGTTRGAIYWHFKDKADLFNAMMERVTLPMEDTIRHLGEDPLADPVEDIRGSVRTALSMVRDDLQVRRVFDIAIHQVEYVDELKAVKERHLECRNDCLVKLERGLVRAAERQRLRLALAPAIAVHGLHGLVDGLIQNWLLDADAFDLVASGTSAVDVYLRGLGFDLEVKTSADRADVVAE; translated from the coding sequence ATGGCCCGCCGCACCAAGGAAGAAGCGCTCCACACCCGCAGCCGCCTGCTCGACGCCGCCGAGCAGTTGTTCCATGCGCAGGGTGTTTCGCGTACCTCGCTTCAGGACATCGCGGCGGCGGCCGGCACCACGCGCGGCGCCATCTACTGGCACTTCAAGGACAAGGCCGACTTGTTCAACGCCATGATGGAGCGGGTCACGTTGCCGATGGAAGACACCATCCGGCACCTTGGCGAGGATCCGCTGGCCGACCCGGTCGAGGACATCCGCGGCTCGGTCCGCACCGCGCTGAGCATGGTGCGCGACGATCTGCAGGTGCGGCGCGTGTTCGACATCGCGATCCATCAGGTCGAGTACGTGGACGAACTCAAGGCGGTGAAGGAACGCCACCTGGAGTGCCGCAACGACTGCCTGGTCAAGCTCGAACGCGGGCTGGTGCGGGCCGCCGAGCGGCAGCGATTGCGGCTGGCGCTGGCCCCGGCGATCGCGGTGCACGGCCTGCACGGGCTGGTCGACGGGCTCATCCAGAACTGGTTGCTCGATGCCGACGCGTTCGACCTGGTGGCCAGCGGCACCAGCGCCGTGGACGTCTACCTGCGGGGGCTGGGGTTCGACCTGGAGGTGAAGACTTCGGCCGACCGGGCGGACGTGGTCGCTGAATAG
- a CDS encoding DUF2946 family protein — MDDIVKQAMAKWPNVPDCFGWLGLDARGDWYLRDDAAQAAGVFPETAAARGAVLRHEQLLGFIARNYQGDEEGRWFFQNGPQRVYVELEAAPFVWRVDSDGSVNSHTGLPAGEVSECLVDERGRLYLVTALGCGLVHTLDMLHAAEAVESGAWQPRPVTDAELERRCGFQRHPVSGKA; from the coding sequence ATGGACGACATCGTGAAACAAGCCATGGCCAAGTGGCCCAACGTGCCCGACTGCTTCGGCTGGCTGGGCCTGGACGCGCGGGGCGACTGGTATCTGCGCGACGACGCGGCGCAGGCCGCGGGCGTGTTTCCCGAGACTGCGGCGGCGCGCGGGGCGGTGCTGCGGCACGAACAGTTGCTGGGCTTCATCGCGCGCAACTACCAGGGTGACGAGGAAGGACGCTGGTTCTTCCAGAACGGTCCGCAGCGGGTGTATGTGGAACTGGAAGCCGCGCCCTTCGTCTGGCGCGTCGATTCGGATGGCAGTGTGAACTCGCACACCGGTCTTCCGGCGGGCGAGGTGTCGGAGTGCCTGGTGGACGAGCGCGGTCGGCTCTACCTCGTGACCGCGCTGGGCTGCGGGCTGGTCCACACGCTGGACATGCTGCACGCGGCCGAGGCGGTGGAATCCGGCGCCTGGCAGCCCCGGCCCGTGACCGATGCGGAACTGGAGCGGCGCTGCGGCTTCCAGCGGCACCCGGTCAGTGGGAAAGCTTGA
- a CDS encoding YybH family protein: MKSTAAVGGRPDDIEAQFYEALRAGDLAALMACWADEDDIFCVHPGGLRLVGVAQIRASFEALFARGAPQIRYEDVRRVETLATSVHSVVEKMTLAMPDGEAEAVVVATNVFQKTAQGWRMVAHHASPGAIGEATARTEGAQTLH; the protein is encoded by the coding sequence ATGAAATCCACCGCGGCCGTCGGCGGCCGGCCCGACGATATCGAGGCCCAGTTCTACGAGGCGCTGCGCGCCGGCGACCTGGCCGCGCTCATGGCCTGCTGGGCCGACGAAGACGACATCTTCTGCGTGCACCCGGGCGGCCTGCGGCTGGTCGGCGTGGCGCAGATCCGCGCCAGCTTCGAGGCCCTGTTCGCGCGCGGCGCGCCGCAGATCCGCTACGAGGATGTGCGGCGCGTCGAGACGCTGGCCACCAGCGTGCACAGCGTGGTCGAGAAAATGACGCTCGCCATGCCCGACGGCGAAGCCGAAGCCGTGGTGGTGGCCACCAACGTGTTCCAGAAGACCGCGCAAGGCTGGCGCATGGTGGCCCACCACGCCAGCCCCGGCGCGATCGGCGAAGCCACCGCCCGCACCGAGGGCGCCCAGACCCTGCACTGA
- a CDS encoding YheT family hydrolase, which translates to MPADFNRYRAPWWLPGGNLQTVWSALYARRGDGSAPVYRRTRWDTADGDVIDVDWAADSAGAGDERPLLALFHGLEGSSASAYAQSFAAAARARGWAFAVPHFRGCAGTLNLAPRAYHSGDYEEIGWMLQRLREAHGAGPILSVGVSLGGNALLRWAEEAGADAARLVSAVAAVCSPIDLGASARAIGRGFNRHVYTRMFLASMKPKALAKLVQHPGLFDAEVLKAARDLYDFDDVFTAPLHGFRDAEDYWRRCSAAPRLGDIRLPALVLNAANDPFVPVQSLPTRVSGDHVVLWRPRHGGHVGFPRGALPPGDVNAMPEAVCHWLGAHLPLGHTSRHPS; encoded by the coding sequence GTGCCGGCGGATTTCAATCGGTACCGTGCGCCCTGGTGGCTGCCGGGCGGCAATCTCCAGACGGTGTGGTCGGCGCTGTACGCACGGCGCGGCGACGGTTCGGCGCCCGTCTACCGGCGAACGCGCTGGGACACCGCCGACGGCGATGTGATCGACGTGGATTGGGCGGCGGACTCAGCCGGGGCTGGCGACGAGCGCCCACTGCTGGCGCTGTTCCACGGCCTGGAGGGCTCGTCGGCCAGCGCGTACGCGCAGAGCTTCGCTGCCGCCGCCCGTGCGCGCGGCTGGGCTTTCGCGGTGCCGCATTTCCGGGGCTGCGCCGGCACCCTGAACCTGGCGCCGCGGGCCTATCACTCGGGCGACTATGAGGAAATCGGCTGGATGCTGCAGCGGCTGCGCGAGGCGCACGGCGCAGGTCCGATCCTCTCCGTGGGGGTTTCACTGGGCGGCAATGCGCTGCTTCGCTGGGCCGAGGAAGCAGGCGCCGACGCCGCCCGGCTGGTGTCGGCGGTGGCGGCGGTGTGCTCGCCGATCGACCTGGGCGCCAGCGCCCGGGCCATCGGCCGGGGCTTCAACCGCCATGTCTACACCCGCATGTTCCTGGCCAGCATGAAGCCCAAGGCGCTGGCCAAGCTGGTGCAGCATCCGGGGCTCTTCGATGCCGAGGTGCTGAAGGCCGCCCGCGACCTGTACGACTTCGACGACGTCTTCACCGCACCCCTGCACGGTTTTCGCGACGCCGAGGACTACTGGCGCCGCTGTTCGGCCGCGCCGCGCCTGGGCGACATCCGGCTGCCGGCGCTGGTGCTGAACGCGGCCAACGACCCCTTCGTGCCGGTGCAGAGCCTGCCGACCCGGGTCTCGGGCGACCATGTCGTGCTGTGGCGGCCGCGGCATGGCGGGCATGTCGGTTTTCCGCGCGGGGCGCTGCCGCCGGGCGATGTCAATGCAATGCCGGAGGCGGTCTGCCACTGGCTGGGCGCGCACCTGCCCCTCGGCCACACGTCGCGCCACCCGTCGTAA
- a CDS encoding c-type cytochrome — MSETNPADEGHSGPIKNPKQLLVAVFFSFVVPIFAIIGLVLYVTSANKPAPGVSEADSQKALEARIQRIGTVEIRDANRPLQSGEDVFKAQCATCHATGMVGAPKFADAAAWGPRLGQGYDGLLHSALAGKGAMPAQGGGDFDDVEIGRAVVYMANAGGASFPVPDRPAATAAAGAAAATTAPAPTAAPVQAAAASPGPATGTPAGAAPAAAPATAVAASAATANAAGEALYKQTCQVCHAAGIANAPKFGDKAAWAPRIATGMDTLVNAALHGMGAMPAKGGSSASDADVRAAVEYMVNAAR; from the coding sequence ATGAGCGAGACAAATCCGGCAGACGAGGGCCACTCGGGCCCGATCAAGAATCCCAAGCAGTTGCTGGTAGCGGTCTTCTTCTCGTTCGTGGTGCCGATCTTCGCGATCATCGGGCTCGTCCTCTACGTCACCTCCGCCAACAAGCCCGCGCCCGGCGTCAGCGAGGCCGACTCCCAGAAAGCGCTCGAGGCACGCATCCAGCGCATCGGCACCGTCGAGATCCGCGATGCCAACCGGCCATTGCAGTCGGGCGAAGATGTCTTCAAGGCCCAATGCGCCACCTGCCACGCCACCGGCATGGTCGGCGCGCCGAAGTTCGCCGACGCCGCCGCCTGGGGTCCGCGCCTGGGTCAGGGCTACGATGGCCTGCTGCATTCGGCGCTCGCCGGCAAGGGCGCCATGCCGGCGCAGGGCGGCGGCGACTTCGACGACGTCGAGATCGGCCGGGCGGTGGTCTACATGGCCAACGCCGGTGGCGCGAGCTTCCCGGTGCCCGACCGGCCGGCCGCCACGGCCGCCGCCGGTGCGGCAGCAGCGACCACGGCACCCGCGCCCACCGCCGCGCCGGTGCAGGCGGCCGCTGCATCGCCGGGGCCCGCCACGGGCACGCCGGCCGGTGCCGCTCCTGCCGCTGCACCGGCCACAGCTGTGGCGGCGTCCGCCGCCACGGCCAATGCGGCAGGCGAGGCGCTCTACAAGCAGACCTGCCAGGTTTGCCACGCGGCCGGTATCGCCAACGCGCCGAAGTTCGGCGACAAGGCGGCGTGGGCACCGCGCATCGCCACCGGCATGGACACCCTGGTCAATGCCGCCCTCCATGGCATGGGGGCGATGCCTGCGAAGGGCGGCTCCAGTGCTTCGGACGCTGACGTGCGTGCGGCCGTCGAGTACATGGTCAATGCCGCCCGATAG
- a CDS encoding glycosyltransferase family 4 protein — protein MAGPLGPNGGGMLRVVDYLIQAQDGFECYRDAHMVKLDTRGGGSPASSFIYLGRAMATILRSRIDGSLAGLHVNMAERLSVLRKGILVMFARSLGIPAVLHLHAAQMESYYRTASAPTRLFTRSIFRMTTHNIVLGDNSRRFLIDVIGISPDKVSIVINGVPGPANLPESRPDRPRKRVLFLGNLSDRKGPADLLQAVADPRFDPETMEVFIVGGGDVEKYRRLSDRLGLQRLVSFLGWVDQAKAAEVLRSADVMILPSYDEGLPLVVLEALANGIPTICTPVGEIPTVLQNRVDTLFVKPGDIQAIADNLIDALTDGELRRSLVKNGRKAYENRFSLAKFSSSVAAIHAKHFKLSH, from the coding sequence ATGGCCGGGCCGCTCGGACCCAACGGCGGCGGCATGTTGCGGGTGGTCGACTATCTGATCCAGGCGCAGGACGGTTTCGAATGCTATCGCGATGCCCACATGGTCAAGCTGGACACGCGTGGCGGTGGCAGTCCGGCGAGCTCTTTCATTTACCTCGGCCGGGCGATGGCCACGATCCTGCGCAGTCGCATCGACGGAAGCTTGGCCGGTCTGCACGTCAACATGGCCGAACGCCTGAGCGTGCTGCGCAAGGGAATCCTCGTGATGTTCGCGCGCTCGCTCGGCATTCCTGCGGTTCTCCATCTTCATGCCGCGCAGATGGAAAGCTACTACCGCACCGCGTCTGCCCCCACGAGGCTGTTCACCCGTTCGATCTTCCGGATGACGACCCACAACATCGTGCTGGGCGACAACTCACGGCGCTTTCTGATCGATGTGATCGGCATCAGTCCGGACAAGGTCAGCATCGTCATCAACGGCGTTCCCGGCCCGGCCAACCTGCCCGAGTCCCGACCGGATCGGCCCCGAAAGCGTGTGCTGTTTCTCGGCAATCTTTCCGATCGCAAGGGGCCTGCCGACCTTCTGCAGGCGGTCGCCGATCCCCGCTTCGATCCGGAAACGATGGAGGTGTTCATCGTCGGTGGCGGCGACGTCGAGAAATATCGCCGTCTCTCGGACCGGCTGGGCCTTCAGAGGCTGGTGAGCTTTCTGGGCTGGGTCGATCAGGCCAAGGCAGCCGAGGTGCTGCGATCGGCCGACGTGATGATTCTGCCTTCCTACGACGAGGGTCTCCCGCTCGTGGTGCTGGAAGCGCTTGCCAATGGCATCCCCACCATCTGCACACCGGTCGGCGAGATCCCGACGGTGCTGCAGAACCGGGTCGACACCCTTTTCGTCAAGCCAGGCGACATCCAGGCGATCGCCGACAACCTGATCGATGCGCTGACCGACGGCGAACTCAGGCGCTCCCTGGTGAAGAATGGCCGCAAGGCTTACGAGAACCGTTTCTCGCTGGCCAAGTTCTCCTCATCCGTGGCCGCGATCCACGCCAAGCACTTCAAGCTTTCCCACTGA
- a CDS encoding efflux RND transporter permease subunit: protein MAKFFIDRPIFAWVVALFMIVLGAVSITQLPISQYPTVAPPAIVMNLAYPGASAQTLEDSVISVIERELNGAVGMIYMESVAQADGTGTITATFQPGTNPDLAQVDVQNRLARATPRLPAAVTQQGVRVDKSRANFLMFVILSSDDPKNDVYAVGDYASRNVLPEIQRTFGVGQAQLFGTERSMRIWIDPAKLTGFNLSAADVTTAIRNQNAQVASGSIGDLPNITGQSIAATVVVTGQLSSVEAFGNIVLRANTDGSTVKLKDVARIELGAQAYATSARLNGKPAIGIGVQLAPSGNALATAKAVRQRMGELQQFFPQGIKWDIPYDSSDFVQISIEQVAHTLFEAVVLVFLVMFLFLQNIRYTIIPTVVVPVALLGTFAALLALGFSINVLTMFGMVLVIGIVVDDAIVVVENVERIMAEEGLAPLEATRKAMGQISGAIIGVTVVLISVFVPLAFFSGSTGNIYRQFSAVMVTSIAFSAFLALSLTPALCATLLKPIEKGHHEKKGFFGWFNRGFTRTAKGYESLVARLLKRAARYLIIYVAIIGVVVVVYLRLPSSFLPDEDQGNIIVNVQLPPGATQERTRSVLEQVEGFMLKQPEVRSMVGVMGFSFSGQGQNAALAFVTLNPWDERHGEEHSAKALAGRAFGALSQIRDAFIYPLSPPAIPELGTASGFTFRLQDRAGKGHDALVAARNQMLGMAARNPKLAQVRPNGLEDAPQLRLDIDRDRAQALGVDFAAINAVLSTALGSSYVNDFPNQGRLQRVVVQADAPARMQPEDLLKLNAVNVRGAPVPLSSFTTTRWVTGPTQTVRYNGYPAMRIDGSAAPGYSSGDAIAEMEQMAKQLPEGFGYEWTGLTREEKIAGSQATILYGFAILAVFLCLAALYESWSIPLSVILVVPLGVVGVLLATLMRSYSNDVYFQVGLITIIGLSAKNAILIIEFAKDLQATGKSVIESALAAAHLRFRPIIMTSLAFMLGVLPLFIASGAGSASQRAIGTGVIGGMITGTVLAVFFVPIFFVVVRGLFKGSKRQQQMYAQHAQAAGVGDEPPASTDGNHHA from the coding sequence ATGGCCAAGTTTTTCATCGACAGGCCGATCTTCGCCTGGGTGGTCGCGCTGTTCATGATCGTGCTCGGCGCGGTCTCGATCACGCAGCTGCCGATCTCGCAATACCCCACGGTGGCACCGCCCGCCATCGTGATGAACCTCGCCTACCCCGGCGCCTCCGCGCAGACGCTCGAAGACAGCGTGATCAGCGTGATCGAGCGCGAACTCAACGGCGCGGTCGGCATGATCTACATGGAGTCGGTGGCCCAGGCCGACGGCACCGGCACCATCACCGCCACCTTCCAGCCGGGCACCAACCCCGACCTGGCCCAGGTGGACGTGCAGAACCGGCTGGCCCGCGCCACACCGCGCCTGCCGGCCGCGGTGACGCAGCAGGGCGTGCGCGTCGACAAGTCGCGCGCCAACTTCCTGATGTTCGTGATCCTGTCGTCGGACGATCCGAAGAACGACGTCTACGCGGTGGGCGATTACGCCTCGCGCAACGTGCTGCCGGAAATCCAGCGCACCTTCGGCGTCGGCCAGGCGCAGCTGTTCGGCACCGAGCGCTCGATGCGGATCTGGATCGATCCGGCCAAGCTGACCGGCTTCAACCTCTCGGCCGCCGACGTGACCACCGCCATCCGCAACCAGAACGCCCAGGTGGCTTCGGGCAGCATCGGCGACCTGCCCAACATCACCGGGCAATCCATCGCGGCCACGGTGGTCGTCACCGGCCAGCTCTCCAGCGTGGAAGCGTTCGGCAACATCGTGCTGCGCGCCAACACCGACGGCTCCACCGTCAAGCTCAAGGACGTGGCCCGCATCGAGCTCGGCGCACAGGCCTATGCGACCTCGGCGCGCCTGAACGGCAAGCCGGCCATCGGCATCGGCGTGCAGCTGGCGCCGAGCGGCAACGCCCTGGCCACCGCCAAGGCCGTGCGCCAGCGCATGGGCGAGCTGCAGCAGTTCTTCCCGCAGGGCATCAAGTGGGACATCCCGTACGACAGCTCGGACTTCGTGCAGATCTCCATCGAGCAGGTGGCCCACACGCTGTTCGAGGCGGTGGTGCTGGTGTTCCTGGTGATGTTCCTGTTCCTGCAGAACATCCGCTACACCATCATCCCGACGGTCGTGGTGCCGGTCGCCCTGCTGGGCACCTTCGCGGCGCTGCTGGCGCTGGGCTTCTCGATCAACGTGCTGACCATGTTCGGCATGGTGCTGGTGATCGGCATCGTGGTGGACGACGCCATCGTGGTGGTGGAGAACGTGGAGCGCATCATGGCCGAGGAAGGCCTGGCGCCGCTCGAGGCCACCCGCAAGGCGATGGGCCAGATCTCCGGCGCCATCATCGGCGTGACCGTGGTGCTGATCTCGGTGTTCGTACCACTGGCCTTCTTCAGCGGCTCCACCGGCAACATCTACCGCCAGTTCTCGGCGGTGATGGTGACCTCCATCGCGTTCTCGGCCTTCCTGGCGCTGTCGCTCACACCGGCCCTGTGCGCGACGCTGCTCAAACCGATCGAGAAAGGCCACCACGAGAAGAAAGGCTTCTTCGGCTGGTTCAACCGCGGCTTCACCCGCACTGCCAAGGGCTACGAGAGCCTGGTGGCGCGCCTGCTCAAGCGCGCGGCCCGCTACCTCATCATCTACGTCGCCATCATCGGCGTGGTGGTGGTCGTCTACCTGCGGCTGCCTTCGTCCTTCCTGCCCGACGAGGACCAGGGCAACATCATCGTCAACGTGCAGCTGCCGCCGGGCGCCACGCAGGAGCGCACGCGCTCGGTGCTGGAGCAGGTCGAGGGCTTCATGCTCAAGCAGCCCGAAGTGCGCAGCATGGTCGGCGTGATGGGCTTCAGCTTCTCCGGCCAGGGCCAGAACGCGGCGCTCGCCTTCGTCACGCTCAACCCTTGGGACGAGCGCCATGGCGAGGAGCACAGCGCCAAGGCGCTGGCCGGCCGCGCCTTCGGTGCGCTCTCGCAGATCCGCGACGCCTTCATCTACCCGCTGTCGCCGCCGGCGATTCCCGAACTCGGTACCGCCTCGGGCTTCACCTTCCGGCTGCAGGACCGCGCCGGCAAGGGCCACGACGCGCTGGTTGCCGCGCGCAACCAGATGCTCGGCATGGCCGCTCGCAACCCCAAGCTGGCGCAAGTGCGCCCCAACGGCCTGGAAGACGCGCCGCAGTTGCGGCTGGACATCGACCGTGACCGCGCGCAAGCGCTGGGCGTGGACTTCGCCGCGATCAACGCGGTGCTCTCCACCGCCCTGGGCTCCAGCTACGTCAACGACTTCCCCAACCAGGGACGTCTGCAGCGCGTGGTGGTGCAGGCCGACGCGCCGGCGCGCATGCAGCCCGAGGACCTGCTGAAGCTCAACGCGGTCAATGTGCGCGGTGCGCCGGTGCCGCTGTCGTCGTTCACCACCACCCGCTGGGTCACCGGCCCGACGCAGACGGTGCGCTACAACGGCTATCCGGCCATGCGCATCGACGGCTCGGCCGCCCCCGGTTACAGCTCGGGCGACGCCATCGCCGAGATGGAGCAGATGGCCAAGCAGTTGCCCGAAGGCTTCGGCTACGAATGGACCGGCCTGACCCGCGAGGAAAAGATCGCCGGCTCGCAGGCGACCATCCTCTACGGCTTCGCGATCCTGGCGGTGTTCCTCTGCCTGGCCGCGCTCTACGAAAGCTGGTCGATCCCGCTGTCGGTGATTCTGGTGGTGCCGCTTGGCGTGGTCGGCGTGCTGCTGGCCACACTCATGCGCAGCTACTCCAACGACGTGTACTTCCAGGTGGGCCTGATCACCATCATCGGCCTGTCGGCGAAGAACGCGATCCTGATCATCGAGTTCGCCAAGGACCTGCAGGCCACCGGCAAGAGCGTGATCGAGTCGGCGCTGGCCGCCGCCCACCTGCGTTTCCGGCCGATCATCATGACCTCCCTGGCCTTCATGCTGGGCGTGCTGCCGCTGTTCATCGCCAGCGGCGCAGGCTCGGCCAGCCAGCGCGCCATCGGCACCGGCGTGATCGGCGGCATGATCACCGGCACGGTGCTGGCGGTGTTCTTCGTGCCGATCTTCTTCGTGGTGGTGCGCGGCCTCTTCAAGGGCAGCAAGCGCCAGCAGCAGATGTATGCCCAGCATGCCCAAGCGGCCGGCGTGGGCGACGAGCCACCCGCATCCACGGATGGAAACCACCATGCGTAA
- a CDS encoding efflux RND transporter periplasmic adaptor subunit encodes MRASWKAPTPARSAAASSALALTLAAAVLLAACGKKEGAPAAGGPPGGGMPPPQVGVVTVQPGNVGIDTELPGRVEASRVAQVRARAAGILQKRLFTEGSDVKAGQVLYQIDSAPYAASAQSAAASLQRAQANLSQASATVQRYQPLVEVNAISKQDFVNAQATEKQAQADVAVAKAAVTNAQISLGYAQVTAPISGRIGRTLVTEGALVGQGESTQLAVIQQINPVYVNFTQSVAEVSRLRAAMQKGLIQRAGGSEAAVVRIVQEDGSVLPQTGKLLFTDLTVDATTGQVTLRAEVPNPGGVLLPGLYVRVRIEQAQVQNAFLVPQQAVTRTQQGDTVSIVGADGKISPRQIKVGGSKDNQWVVTEGLKAGEQVMVDGFQKLQMIPPGTPVKAVPWQPVGAAAPAPAAQPAAPAAATK; translated from the coding sequence ATGCGCGCTTCGTGGAAAGCCCCGACTCCCGCCCGTTCCGCGGCTGCCTCATCGGCTCTTGCTCTCACCCTCGCCGCTGCCGTGCTCCTGGCGGCATGCGGCAAGAAAGAAGGCGCGCCGGCTGCAGGCGGGCCGCCCGGCGGCGGCATGCCGCCACCGCAGGTGGGCGTGGTCACGGTGCAACCGGGCAATGTCGGCATCGACACCGAACTGCCCGGCCGGGTCGAGGCATCGCGCGTGGCCCAGGTGCGCGCCCGCGCGGCCGGCATCCTGCAGAAGCGTCTGTTCACCGAAGGCAGCGACGTGAAGGCCGGCCAGGTGCTCTACCAAATCGATTCGGCGCCCTACGCCGCCAGTGCCCAGAGCGCGGCCGCCTCTCTGCAGCGCGCCCAAGCCAATCTTTCGCAGGCCAGCGCCACGGTGCAGCGCTACCAGCCGCTGGTCGAGGTCAACGCGATCAGCAAGCAGGACTTCGTCAACGCGCAGGCGACCGAGAAGCAGGCCCAGGCCGACGTGGCCGTGGCCAAGGCCGCGGTGACCAACGCACAGATCTCGCTCGGCTATGCCCAGGTGACCGCGCCCATCTCCGGGCGCATCGGCCGCACGCTGGTGACCGAGGGCGCGCTGGTCGGCCAGGGTGAATCCACGCAGCTGGCGGTGATCCAGCAGATCAACCCGGTCTATGTCAATTTCACGCAGTCGGTGGCCGAGGTGTCGCGCCTGCGCGCCGCCATGCAGAAAGGCCTGATCCAGCGCGCGGGCGGCTCCGAAGCCGCCGTGGTGCGCATCGTGCAGGAAGACGGCTCCGTGCTGCCGCAGACCGGCAAGCTGCTGTTCACCGACCTGACGGTGGACGCCACCACCGGCCAGGTCACCCTGCGCGCCGAGGTGCCCAACCCGGGCGGCGTGCTGCTGCCGGGGCTGTACGTGCGGGTGCGCATCGAGCAGGCGCAGGTTCAGAACGCGTTCCTGGTGCCGCAGCAGGCGGTGACACGCACGCAGCAGGGCGACACCGTGTCGATCGTCGGCGCGGACGGCAAGATCTCGCCACGGCAGATCAAGGTCGGCGGCTCCAAGGACAACCAGTGGGTGGTGACCGAAGGCCTCAAGGCCGGTGAGCAGGTGATGGTCGACGGCTTCCAGAAGCTGCAGATGATCCCGCCGGGCACGCCGGTCAAGGCAGTGCCGTGGCAGCCGGTCGGCGCCGCCGCGCCCGCTCCCGCAGCCCAGCCGGCGGCTCCGGCCGCGGCGACCAAGTAA
- a CDS encoding efflux transporter outer membrane subunit: protein MRKPTFALVALAAAAAISGCSFIPKYERPAAPVEQAFPPAPAIDGAAPRLPDGAVAADLPYQRFFTDERLARLVGIGLSGNRDLRATALAIEQARAQFRITRAAQFPAVGLAANATRAPNPVTGDLYNTYQLGLAVTSWELDFFGRLQSLKEQALSTYLASEEGRRAAQTSLIAGIANAWLALQADEELLDISRRTVATREDSVRLTRMRLENGVSSALDARQAESLAESARATLAQAQRQRALDENSLVLLLGQPLPADIRSSLAGNRLADVAPFPVLQAGLPSDLLTRRPDIRQSEQQLIAANANIGAARAAFFPRISLTAQAGFASSELSDLFKNSAFSFAPSLLLPIFDAGRNQAGLDSARAGREIAVAQYEKAIQTAFREVADALAGEATLAEQLRALQAQAQAESGRFELSDLRYRNGVSTYLDLLDAQRSLFAAQQAVVQTRLAQRQNQVALYRALGGGWTAADEVAANNAGGTASPR from the coding sequence ATGCGTAAACCGACATTCGCCCTCGTGGCGCTCGCCGCCGCGGCCGCCATTTCCGGCTGCAGCTTCATCCCGAAGTACGAACGCCCGGCCGCTCCGGTCGAGCAGGCCTTCCCGCCGGCGCCGGCCATCGACGGCGCGGCGCCGCGACTGCCCGACGGCGCTGTCGCGGCCGACCTGCCCTATCAGCGCTTCTTCACCGACGAACGCCTGGCGCGGCTGGTGGGCATCGGCCTGTCGGGCAACCGCGACCTGCGCGCCACCGCGCTCGCCATCGAGCAGGCCCGGGCGCAGTTCCGCATCACCCGCGCGGCGCAGTTCCCGGCCGTGGGCCTGGCCGCCAACGCCACGCGTGCGCCGAACCCGGTCACCGGCGACCTGTACAACACCTACCAGCTCGGGCTGGCCGTCACCTCGTGGGAGCTCGACTTCTTCGGCCGGCTGCAGAGCCTGAAGGAACAGGCGCTGTCGACCTACCTCGCCTCTGAAGAAGGCCGGCGTGCCGCGCAGACCAGCCTGATCGCCGGCATCGCCAACGCCTGGCTGGCGCTGCAGGCCGACGAGGAACTGCTCGACATCTCGCGCCGCACCGTCGCCACGCGCGAGGATTCCGTGCGCCTGACCCGCATGCGGCTGGAAAACGGCGTGTCGTCCGCGCTTGACGCCCGCCAGGCCGAGTCTCTCGCCGAAAGCGCGCGCGCCACGCTGGCCCAGGCGCAGCGCCAGCGCGCGCTCGACGAGAACTCGCTGGTGCTGCTGCTCGGCCAGCCGCTGCCGGCCGACATCCGCAGCAGCCTTGCCGGCAATCGCCTGGCCGACGTGGCGCCGTTCCCGGTACTGCAGGCCGGCCTGCCGTCGGACCTGCTGACCCGCCGCCCGGACATCCGCCAGAGCGAGCAGCAACTGATCGCGGCCAACGCCAACATCGGCGCGGCGCGGGCGGCGTTCTTCCCGCGCATCTCGCTGACCGCGCAGGCGGGCTTCGCCAGCAGCGAGCTGTCCGACCTGTTCAAGAATTCGGCCTTCAGCTTCGCGCCCTCGCTGCTGCTGCCGATCTTCGACGCCGGCCGCAACCAGGCCGGGCTCGACTCGGCGCGCGCCGGTCGCGAGATCGCGGTCGCCCAGTACGAGAAGGCGATCCAGACTGCCTTCCGCGAAGTCGCCGATGCACTGGCCGGCGAGGCCACGCTCGCCGAGCAGCTGCGCGCGCTGCAGGCCCAGGCGCAGGCGGAGAGCGGCCGGTTCGAGCTGTCCGACCTGCGCTACCGCAACGGCGTCTCGACCTACCTCGACCTGCTCGACGCCCAGCGCTCGCTCTTCGCCGCGCAGCAGGCCGTGGTGCAGACCCGGCTGGCGCAGCGGCAGAACCAGGTCGCGCTGTACCGCGCCCTCGGCGGCGGCTGGACGGCGGCCGACGAAGTCGCCGCCAACAACGCCGGCGGCACCGCTTCGCCGCGCTGA